Proteins from one Nitrospiria bacterium genomic window:
- a CDS encoding DUF3015 family protein — MKKLVLLGAMAGILFSVPSVYAVGKHPMAGCGLAYFLFAKDNNSKGIQILAGTTNGFMGTQTFGITSGTSGCTEDGALAFNKEIEVYASINLTNLSEEMAKGEGEYVTAFAYLLGANDETVPVMLRFFQEKYISFFPSEETNSLEMLDALRAELLAHPEFLG, encoded by the coding sequence ATGAAAAAGCTGGTTTTATTGGGAGCTATGGCAGGAATTTTGTTTTCGGTACCTAGCGTTTACGCTGTCGGAAAACATCCAATGGCAGGCTGCGGTTTGGCCTATTTCCTCTTTGCCAAAGATAATAATAGCAAGGGAATTCAGATTCTTGCTGGAACCACCAACGGTTTTATGGGAACCCAAACCTTTGGGATTACCTCAGGTACTTCAGGTTGTACAGAAGATGGGGCACTTGCCTTTAATAAAGAAATAGAGGTTTATGCTTCAATTAACCTCACCAATTTATCTGAGGAAATGGCTAAAGGAGAGGGAGAATATGTTACCGCATTTGCTTACCTTTTGGGAGCCAATGATGAAACAGTTCCAGTAATGCTGAGATTTTTTCAAGAAAAATACATTTCATTTTTCCCTTCGGAAGAAACAAATTCCCTTGAAATGCTGGATGCTTTAAGGGCAGAACTTTTAGCTCATCCGGAATTCCTTGGTTAG
- a CDS encoding DUF4105 domain-containing protein, with protein MLNLYHFKIWFSFGIITLSFILYFNFPVFGQDTTDEYLNELIEKARGGELWNHRYWHLLLHYKKDWWGGYKSQADGLNFFLSVTGRKNPQAELEATITAFFEPLPKNPEDQHPQCRFPARYTWLKEQLNFDPENLQEQPCPRLETWRSRLDPQSITIIFADAYLDNPASMYGHTFLRLNHKSHGPEERLLDYTINFSADTTTRNGVMFTIKGLFGGYPGRFSTTPYYIKVQSYTNLESRDLWEYHLNLTSDQINRLVLHLWEMGTTYFNYFFLDENCSYQLLPLIEIANPKLYLTDSLHPWVIPVDTIRVLIQQPGLVTSVEYRPSHMNQMLNKRSLLSPNEIEVTQALSERMDEEAQQELARFPDLRKALILDTAYDYYRYREGFTRNQGKESKKRERKILLARNQLGPQPSYIKKISKTESPLSGHQTGRTGFGFGLTRNSTFEEVSFRPALHDLAGNQTGFIPNSQLEMFHLVLRFDNKDRTPFVEKLNLLEIISLSPWDRWIKKFSWKVTTGLDLAKELDCIPRKCLYYGLNVGKGLSLKTEFFRQEILFLMAEADMGVGRVFRDYYRLGGGGRVGLLLDITSFWRIQIEGALTHFPLGDIHTNLDITATQAFSFSNDLEFRFTIQKETAYKEALFSFNKYF; from the coding sequence ATGCTAAACCTTTACCATTTTAAAATTTGGTTTTCCTTTGGAATTATTACCCTTTCCTTTATTTTATATTTTAATTTTCCGGTTTTCGGCCAAGATACAACCGATGAATACCTAAATGAACTCATCGAAAAAGCCCGGGGGGGGGAATTGTGGAACCATCGGTACTGGCATCTTCTGCTTCATTATAAAAAGGATTGGTGGGGAGGTTATAAAAGCCAAGCGGATGGATTGAATTTTTTCTTATCGGTAACCGGGAGAAAAAATCCTCAAGCGGAATTAGAAGCAACGATAACAGCTTTTTTTGAACCCTTACCAAAAAATCCTGAAGACCAACATCCCCAATGCAGGTTTCCCGCCCGATACACCTGGTTAAAAGAACAATTGAATTTTGACCCCGAAAATCTTCAGGAGCAACCCTGCCCCCGGTTAGAAACCTGGCGTTCACGTCTGGATCCCCAGTCCATTACGATCATCTTCGCTGACGCCTATCTCGATAACCCTGCCTCGATGTATGGTCACACGTTTCTCCGCCTGAATCATAAATCACATGGGCCTGAAGAAAGACTATTGGATTATACCATTAATTTTTCTGCCGATACCACCACCCGGAATGGGGTCATGTTTACAATCAAAGGTCTTTTCGGGGGATACCCAGGGCGGTTCTCCACCACACCCTACTATATTAAGGTTCAATCCTACACCAACTTGGAAAGCCGGGATTTATGGGAATACCATTTGAATCTCACATCTGACCAAATCAATCGGTTGGTTCTGCACCTTTGGGAAATGGGAACCACCTATTTCAACTATTTTTTTCTGGATGAGAACTGTTCTTATCAATTGCTTCCTTTAATTGAAATTGCAAACCCGAAATTATATCTCACAGACTCCCTTCACCCTTGGGTCATTCCCGTTGACACGATCCGTGTATTAATCCAACAACCGGGATTGGTCACCAGTGTGGAATATAGGCCCTCCCATATGAACCAAATGTTAAACAAACGTTCCCTTCTCTCTCCAAATGAAATTGAGGTAACACAGGCCCTTTCGGAGAGAATGGATGAAGAAGCTCAACAAGAATTGGCCCGATTCCCCGATTTAAGGAAAGCATTGATTCTCGACACCGCATATGACTATTACCGTTACCGGGAAGGGTTCACCCGGAATCAGGGTAAAGAAAGCAAAAAACGGGAACGAAAAATTCTTTTAGCTCGAAACCAATTGGGTCCGCAACCGTCTTATATAAAAAAAATTTCCAAAACTGAATCACCACTTAGTGGCCACCAGACCGGACGAACAGGGTTCGGCTTCGGTTTAACTCGAAATTCTACCTTTGAGGAGGTCTCCTTTCGACCAGCTCTTCATGATCTTGCCGGAAATCAAACCGGATTTATTCCCAACAGCCAACTCGAAATGTTTCACTTGGTTTTACGGTTTGATAACAAGGACCGAACTCCTTTTGTTGAAAAGTTAAATTTATTGGAAATTATATCTCTTTCACCTTGGGACCGCTGGATTAAGAAATTTTCATGGAAGGTCACCACGGGACTGGATTTAGCAAAAGAACTGGACTGCATTCCTCGAAAATGTTTGTACTACGGGTTAAATGTAGGAAAGGGGTTAAGCCTAAAAACGGAGTTTTTTCGACAAGAAATTTTATTTTTAATGGCCGAAGCAGATATGGGGGTAGGAAGAGTGTTTAGGGATTATTATCGATTGGGAGGGGGGGGAAGGGTCGGACTCCTTTTGGACATAACATCCTTTTGGCGTATCCAAATCGAGGGAGCGCTCACTCACTTCCCTTTAGGAGATATTCATACCAATTTGGATATTACCGCAACGCAGGCTTTTTCGTTCTCTAATGACCTTGAATTTCGCTTTACCATTCAAAAGGAAACTGCTTACAAAGAAGCCCTCTTTTCCTTCAATAAATATTTCTAA
- a CDS encoding YajQ family cyclic di-GMP-binding protein, giving the protein MGSQNSFDIVSQIDLQEVKNAIEQAMKEIQQRFDFKGSKSKISLEEKEMVVISDDEYKLKSVIDILQSKLVKRGIPLKALTYQKFEEALGGTIRQKITLQEGIPQEKAKEIVKEIKQSKFKVQAQIQGDQLRVSGKNKDDLQEIMKHLKGRDFGIDMQFTNYR; this is encoded by the coding sequence TTGGGAAGCCAAAATTCATTTGATATTGTTTCACAAATTGATCTACAAGAGGTCAAAAATGCCATCGAGCAGGCAATGAAAGAAATTCAACAGCGGTTTGATTTTAAGGGAAGTAAAAGTAAGATTTCGCTGGAAGAAAAAGAAATGGTGGTAATTTCGGATGATGAATACAAATTAAAAAGCGTTATCGACATCCTACAGTCCAAATTGGTTAAAAGAGGAATTCCCTTAAAAGCCCTGACCTATCAAAAATTTGAAGAGGCGTTGGGGGGAACCATTCGGCAAAAAATCACCCTTCAGGAAGGAATTCCTCAGGAAAAGGCCAAAGAGATCGTCAAAGAAATAAAACAATCCAAATTCAAAGTTCAGGCCCAAATCCAGGGGGACCAGCTCCGTGTTTCAGGAAAGAACAAAGATGACCTTCAGGAAATTATGAAACACCTCAAAGGAAGGGATTTTGGAATCGACATGCAGTTTACCAACTACCGTTAG
- a CDS encoding formylglycine-generating enzyme family protein yields the protein MESSCLLCHQSKKQGLLPKKQPECQGCHDENPLVETSDNQKGEIDQSRGQGPFHVPSRETLLTDQEKDFISKGSPQEPVLSQEMVYVPEGPFLMGNNGRSSSEGAGNSDEQPLHSINLKGYWIDRYETTNAMYDLFVKETGHRIPKHWLNGTFPAGKGNHPVVYVDWNDAVAFCRWAGKRLPTEPEWEKAARGTDGRVFPWGNQFDIQKANTPQRWLSQGKEGGTLAVGSFESGKSPYGLYDMAGNVYEWTSSWYQPYPGNTVFNMHYGEINKVLRGGSWYDCLSYGCGLSAPSYNRTRFTPKIRNKGFGFRCAKSELTQ from the coding sequence ATGGAATCCTCATGCCTTCTTTGCCATCAGAGCAAAAAACAGGGTTTACTTCCTAAAAAACAACCCGAATGTCAGGGATGCCATGATGAAAACCCTTTGGTTGAAACTTCAGACAATCAAAAGGGAGAGATCGACCAATCAAGAGGCCAAGGACCTTTCCATGTTCCCAGCCGAGAAACGCTCTTAACCGATCAGGAAAAGGATTTTATTTCCAAAGGCTCCCCACAGGAACCGGTGCTTTCACAAGAAATGGTTTATGTTCCAGAGGGACCGTTTTTAATGGGAAATAACGGGCGTAGTAGTTCAGAGGGTGCGGGCAATTCCGATGAGCAACCCCTGCACTCGATTAATTTAAAGGGATATTGGATCGATCGGTATGAAACCACCAATGCCATGTATGATCTGTTTGTAAAAGAGACAGGCCATCGTATTCCCAAACATTGGTTGAACGGAACTTTTCCTGCGGGCAAAGGAAACCATCCCGTAGTTTACGTGGATTGGAATGATGCAGTAGCTTTTTGCCGCTGGGCTGGGAAAAGGCTTCCCACCGAACCGGAATGGGAAAAAGCGGCCCGGGGAACCGATGGCCGGGTTTTCCCTTGGGGAAACCAGTTTGATATCCAAAAAGCCAATACACCCCAACGGTGGTTGTCCCAAGGTAAGGAAGGGGGAACCCTTGCGGTGGGAAGCTTTGAATCTGGAAAAAGTCCCTATGGACTTTATGATATGGCTGGAAATGTCTATGAATGGACATCCAGTTGGTATCAACCCTATCCAGGGAACACTGTTTTTAATATGCACTATGGGGAGATTAATAAAGTCTTGCGCGGGGGTTCTTGGTACGACTGTCTTTCTTATGGGTGCGGTTTAAGCGCCCCCAGCTACAATCGAACGCGCTTCACCCCAAAAATTCGGAATAAAGGTTTTGGGTTTCGGTGTGCAAAGTCCGAATTGACGCAATAA
- a CDS encoding formylglycine-generating enzyme family protein: MSGKKNQSFLDRTFSSGGCLSCHAETHPEKIPIEKDCSSCHTGSLAFEMKNPPPIPLEFPGVAIPVSEPVEGMVFIPGGAFTMGYDKRHPDEAPAHTVTLPGFYMDQYEVTHREYKVFAEETKRPFPDDWVQGRYPSGKDEHPVNFVTWYDAHDYCQWVNKRLPFEEEWEKAARGVDGRLFPWGNTFDPQKANTPQSKIGDTTPVGHFPEGKSPFGLYDMGGNVWEWTNSWAVAYPGNPRPKAHYYNGGYRVLRGGSWVDCSFYRCGISAFTFNRGYFKPETKNRGFGFRCAKSS, translated from the coding sequence GTGTCTGGGAAAAAGAACCAGTCCTTTTTGGATCGGACTTTTTCTTCTGGAGGATGTTTATCCTGCCACGCCGAAACCCATCCTGAAAAAATTCCCATTGAAAAAGATTGTTCTTCCTGCCATACGGGATCTTTGGCATTTGAAATGAAAAACCCGCCTCCCATTCCCCTTGAATTTCCAGGTGTGGCAATACCTGTTTCTGAGCCGGTGGAAGGGATGGTTTTTATTCCTGGGGGGGCTTTTACGATGGGTTACGATAAAAGACATCCGGACGAGGCGCCAGCCCATACCGTGACGCTCCCGGGATTCTATATGGATCAATATGAGGTGACCCATCGGGAGTATAAGGTTTTCGCTGAAGAAACAAAAAGACCCTTTCCGGATGATTGGGTTCAAGGGAGATATCCTTCTGGAAAAGATGAGCATCCGGTCAATTTTGTAACTTGGTATGATGCCCACGATTATTGCCAATGGGTGAATAAAAGGCTCCCTTTTGAGGAAGAATGGGAAAAGGCGGCGAGGGGAGTGGATGGTCGTTTATTTCCTTGGGGGAATACATTCGACCCGCAAAAAGCGAATACCCCCCAATCGAAAATTGGTGATACCACTCCCGTGGGTCATTTTCCTGAAGGCAAAAGTCCCTTTGGGCTTTATGATATGGGGGGAAATGTCTGGGAATGGACCAACAGCTGGGCCGTGGCCTATCCTGGAAACCCTAGACCAAAGGCTCATTATTATAATGGTGGGTACAGGGTTTTGCGCGGGGGATCATGGGTTGACTGTTCTTTTTATCGTTGTGGAATTAGTGCCTTTACTTTTAACCGGGGTTATTTTAAACCCGAAACCAAAAATCGGGGTTTTGGATTCCGATGTGCAAAATCCTCATAA
- the fsa gene encoding fructose-6-phosphate aldolase encodes MKFFIDTGNVKEIQEAQEMGILDGVTTNPTLVSKEGREFESLLKEICSIVDGPVSAEVVSVEAKAMVKDGRELAKIHKNIVVKLPTISEGVKAAKQLVSEGIKVNMTLVFSPNQALVVAKVGATYVSPFIGRLDDISQEGMDLIRQIVTIYENYGFQTEVLTASIRNPVHVVDAALAGAHVATMPLNVIHQLIKHPLTDIGLKKFLSDWEKGSQPKKN; translated from the coding sequence ATGAAATTTTTTATCGACACCGGCAACGTAAAGGAGATCCAGGAAGCCCAGGAAATGGGAATCCTGGATGGGGTGACCACCAATCCCACATTGGTGTCTAAGGAAGGTCGAGAATTTGAATCCCTATTAAAAGAGATATGCTCCATTGTAGATGGTCCCGTAAGCGCAGAAGTGGTCAGTGTTGAAGCCAAAGCCATGGTGAAGGATGGGAGAGAGCTTGCCAAAATACACAAAAATATTGTGGTGAAACTCCCAACCATTTCGGAAGGGGTTAAAGCCGCCAAGCAATTGGTTTCAGAAGGGATCAAGGTGAACATGACCCTGGTTTTTTCACCGAATCAAGCCTTGGTGGTGGCCAAAGTGGGGGCAACCTATGTCAGTCCTTTTATCGGAAGGCTGGATGATATCAGTCAGGAAGGAATGGATTTAATTCGCCAAATCGTTACCATTTATGAAAATTATGGATTTCAGACGGAGGTTTTGACTGCAAGTATCCGTAATCCGGTTCATGTGGTGGATGCGGCTTTGGCGGGGGCTCATGTGGCCACTATGCCTTTAAATGTCATCCACCAGCTTATCAAACATCCTTTGACAGACATTGGTCTCAAGAAATTTCTTTCCGATTGGGAAAAGGGGTCCCAGCCGAAGAAAAACTGA
- a CDS encoding glycerophosphodiester phosphodiesterase family protein, which translates to MDSPLSSTPTSEIVSERISEKAPPLPHPLNIAHRGASAYAPENTLASIQKAMDMGADIIELDLHQTKDGVPVVLHDTSLWRTAGIRRNVGSLTLKEIQKLDVGRWFNPKFENQRIPTLQEVLEMVQDRVTLNLELKQGTSPYPNFTDNIIHLLNQCHLFSKTLISSFHHGTIQRIRKDFPEAFLGYLSHREATSKIFSSAIDLKAYSLHIPFRKISPALLDKSHSRGFQVFCYTVNHPDEMKRFLKMGVDGLFTNYPDRLAKLITESI; encoded by the coding sequence ATGGATTCTCCGCTCTCATCTACCCCCACCTCTGAAATCGTGTCAGAACGGATTTCTGAAAAGGCACCACCATTGCCTCACCCTTTAAACATTGCTCACCGCGGCGCTTCAGCCTATGCCCCGGAGAACACGTTGGCCTCTATCCAAAAGGCAATGGATATGGGAGCAGACATAATTGAACTGGATTTACACCAAACAAAAGATGGAGTTCCAGTGGTCCTACATGACACATCCCTCTGGAGGACGGCCGGAATTCGACGCAATGTGGGAAGCCTCACGCTTAAGGAAATACAGAAACTGGATGTGGGGCGTTGGTTCAACCCAAAGTTCGAAAACCAACGCATTCCAACTCTTCAAGAGGTTTTAGAAATGGTCCAGGACCGGGTGACCTTGAACCTGGAGTTGAAACAGGGAACCTCCCCCTATCCAAACTTCACAGATAATATAATTCACCTGCTCAATCAGTGTCATCTCTTTTCGAAAACTTTGATTTCATCCTTTCACCATGGAACCATTCAGAGAATTAGAAAGGATTTTCCGGAAGCCTTTCTTGGATATCTCTCCCATCGTGAAGCCACTTCAAAAATTTTTTCCAGTGCAATAGATCTCAAGGCCTACTCCTTACACATTCCCTTTCGGAAAATTTCCCCCGCCCTTTTGGATAAATCCCATTCCCGGGGCTTTCAGGTGTTCTGCTACACTGTCAATCATCCCGATGAAATGAAACGGTTTCTCAAAATGGGAGTGGATGGCCTATTCACCAACTATCCCGACCGCCTTGCCAAACTCATCACTGAGTCTATCTAA
- a CDS encoding glutathione S-transferase N-terminal domain-containing protein → MLMLKLYSLEFCPYCEVVIKKLNELGLAYEKIEVPAARPQRKEVFQVSGQNTVPVLQDGDVVLSDEEEIVGYLDRTYNSLKKGD, encoded by the coding sequence ATTTTGATGTTGAAATTATACAGTCTGGAGTTTTGTCCTTACTGCGAAGTGGTCATCAAAAAATTGAATGAATTGGGGCTGGCCTATGAAAAAATTGAGGTTCCGGCTGCTCGGCCTCAAAGAAAAGAAGTATTTCAGGTCTCAGGTCAAAATACCGTTCCCGTTCTTCAGGATGGAGATGTTGTGTTATCCGATGAGGAAGAAATTGTGGGATACTTGGATCGCACGTATAACTCTTTGAAAAAAGGAGATTGA
- a CDS encoding KamA family radical SAM protein, translating into MEQWVKDLRASVVKAEDLERHLGVPSEEVQKVIQEYPMRITPHVLNLIKEKGDPIWNQVVPQSAEMENTSHCIDDPLHEEKDSPVPHLVHRYPDRVLFMVTNQCPIYCRFCTRKRLVGKPGFVSKGDLMKVVEYISNHPEIRDIILSGGDPLLIPDGHLETILKALRGIPTLEIIRIGSRVPGSLPSRITDKLCDMLKKYHPLYMNLHFNHPDEITPEVKQACEKLANIGIPLGSQTVLLKGVNDDPDVMKQLMQKLLAIRVKPYYLYQTDLVNGTEHFRESVEKGLEIIQAIQGHTSGMAVPHFVIDAPGGGGKIPILPSDNLLSINSREVILKNYENKVYQYPQPKHVEIPIEEEVSRD; encoded by the coding sequence ATGGAACAATGGGTAAAAGATTTGAGAGCGAGCGTTGTAAAAGCAGAAGATTTAGAAAGGCATCTGGGTGTTCCCTCTGAAGAGGTTCAAAAAGTGATACAAGAATATCCCATGCGGATTACCCCTCATGTTTTAAATCTGATCAAGGAAAAGGGAGATCCCATTTGGAACCAGGTCGTTCCTCAATCCGCTGAAATGGAAAACACCAGCCATTGTATTGATGACCCCTTACATGAAGAAAAAGACAGCCCGGTTCCCCATTTGGTCCATCGCTATCCCGATCGGGTTTTATTTATGGTCACCAACCAATGCCCCATTTACTGCCGCTTTTGCACTCGGAAAAGGTTGGTTGGAAAACCTGGTTTTGTTTCAAAAGGAGATCTGATGAAAGTGGTGGAATACATTTCCAATCACCCGGAAATTAGGGATATCATCCTCTCTGGAGGTGACCCGTTACTCATTCCGGATGGGCACCTGGAAACCATTCTTAAGGCCCTGAGGGGAATACCAACCTTGGAAATTATTCGAATTGGAAGCCGGGTTCCTGGAAGCCTACCCTCCCGAATCACGGATAAGCTGTGTGACATGCTCAAAAAATATCACCCCCTGTATATGAACCTGCACTTCAACCATCCCGATGAAATTACGCCTGAGGTAAAACAGGCTTGCGAAAAATTAGCAAATATCGGGATTCCCCTGGGCAGCCAAACCGTGTTATTAAAGGGAGTCAATGATGATCCTGATGTGATGAAACAGTTAATGCAAAAATTACTGGCCATTCGTGTAAAACCCTACTATTTATATCAAACGGATTTGGTCAATGGGACAGAGCATTTTCGGGAAAGCGTGGAAAAAGGGTTGGAGATTATCCAAGCGATCCAGGGACACACCTCTGGAATGGCGGTTCCTCATTTTGTCATTGATGCGCCGGGAGGGGGGGGGAAAATCCCCATTCTGCCATCGGATAATCTCTTGTCCATCAATAGCCGCGAGGTTATTCTAAAAAACTATGAAAACAAAGTGTATCAATATCCCCAACCAAAGCATGTGGAAATACCCATTGAAGAGGAGGTGAGCCGTGATTAA
- the dcd gene encoding dCTP deaminase, with protein MIKPFEEKQIRGNAISFGLSSYGYDIRIADEFKIFTNINTTIVDPKAFDKGSFVDYEGEVCIIPPNSFALGRSVEYFRIPRNVMTICVGKSTYARCGIITNVTPFEPEWEGFVTLEISNTTPLPAKIYANEGIAQVLFFESDEPCETSYADKKGKYQAQQGVTLPKV; from the coding sequence ATGATTAAGCCATTTGAAGAAAAACAAATACGGGGCAACGCCATTTCTTTTGGTCTTTCATCCTACGGGTATGATATTCGGATTGCCGATGAATTTAAAATTTTCACTAACATCAATACCACTATCGTAGATCCCAAGGCGTTTGATAAAGGTTCTTTTGTGGATTATGAAGGAGAGGTCTGTATTATTCCTCCCAACTCTTTTGCTTTAGGTAGGAGTGTGGAATATTTCAGAATTCCAAGAAACGTCATGACCATTTGTGTGGGAAAATCGACTTATGCCCGTTGTGGCATTATTACCAATGTCACCCCCTTTGAACCGGAATGGGAAGGGTTTGTGACCTTAGAAATTTCGAACACCACCCCTCTTCCAGCAAAGATTTATGCCAACGAGGGGATTGCCCAGGTTTTATTTTTTGAAAGCGATGAACCGTGTGAAACTTCCTATGCCGATAAGAAAGGGAAATACCAAGCTCAACAGGGTGTCACCCTTCCCAAGGTTTAA
- a CDS encoding alpha/beta hydrolase, which yields MNKPIHFLKPAPEETWLTTTDGLKLFTHSHLPKIIKGHLCVIHGLSEHSGRYTHLIEYFLPLGYAVHLMDQRGFGRSQGLRGHVDRYVQYLDDLNGFIKHVQNKFSHGKTFLIGHSLGGVIASAFAMTHDSHLEGIILSAPGLRIRNFHRSLYGVVKILNWFKPNLQLRHTLRYRHLSHDPSVGKAYIQDPLVHPFITPRFFLEFNHMLSFVHRNPHRLHLPCLILCPTGDRIVNPQGSIEFYQNLKNPLNTLITYPGFFHEIFSEVRKEQVFSDVKSWLETVKK from the coding sequence TTGAACAAACCCATTCATTTTCTAAAACCCGCACCTGAAGAAACCTGGCTCACCACCACCGATGGGTTAAAGCTTTTCACACATTCCCATTTACCAAAAATCATTAAAGGCCATCTCTGCGTGATTCACGGTCTAAGTGAACACTCTGGCCGGTACACCCACTTGATTGAATATTTTCTCCCGTTGGGTTATGCGGTACACCTGATGGATCAAAGAGGTTTCGGAAGGTCCCAGGGTTTACGAGGCCATGTGGACCGATATGTTCAATATCTGGATGACCTGAATGGTTTTATAAAACATGTTCAAAACAAGTTTTCCCATGGAAAAACCTTTCTCATTGGACACAGTTTGGGAGGGGTCATCGCTTCCGCCTTTGCAATGACCCATGATTCCCACCTGGAGGGAATCATCCTCTCCGCACCAGGCCTGAGGATCCGTAATTTTCATAGGTCCCTTTATGGCGTGGTAAAAATATTAAACTGGTTTAAACCCAACCTCCAACTCCGCCATACACTCCGGTATCGGCACCTCTCCCATGACCCATCCGTTGGAAAGGCCTACATTCAGGATCCACTGGTTCACCCCTTTATCACCCCCCGCTTCTTTTTGGAATTTAATCACATGCTCTCATTTGTGCATAGGAATCCTCACCGTCTTCACCTTCCTTGCTTAATCCTATGTCCAACCGGTGATCGAATCGTCAATCCCCAGGGAAGCATTGAGTTTTATCAAAACCTCAAAAACCCTCTCAACACACTGATCACCTATCCGGGATTTTTTCATGAAATATTCAGTGAGGTTAGAAAGGAACAGGTCTTTTCGGATGTGAAATCCTGGCTTGAAACAGTTAAAAAATAA
- the apbC gene encoding iron-sulfur cluster carrier protein ApbC, with translation MGEFKEQDIIGVLSKVQMPDLEKDLGTLNAIQDLKIKGFEVELTLLLTTPAFKSLTAELRDLVEKALRSLPEISKVTVHFKSQITSGDSQVKDNLIPQIKNTIAISSGKGGVGKSSTTANLAVALSQAGAAVGILDADIYGPNIPMMMGVQKPPTNQGKKLAPAESHGIQIMSMAFMVPEDQPVVWRGPMIHGAIQQFLRDVAWGELDYLFVDLPPGTGDAQLSIVQLVPLTGAVIVTTPQDVALLDSKRGLAMFQKVHVPLLGIVENMSTFICPHCQGKTDIFSHGGGREAAKKLGVPFLGEIPIDPSIREGGDHGKPLLVSHPSSPQSEVFRGIARSVAAKISSNNATKQFFTIIQ, from the coding sequence GTGGGGGAATTCAAAGAACAGGATATCATTGGCGTTTTAAGTAAGGTCCAAATGCCTGATCTTGAAAAAGATTTAGGAACACTCAACGCCATTCAAGACCTCAAAATAAAAGGATTTGAGGTAGAACTGACCCTTTTGCTGACCACCCCAGCTTTTAAATCCCTTACGGCAGAACTGCGGGACCTGGTGGAAAAGGCTCTCCGTTCCCTTCCCGAAATATCAAAGGTGACCGTTCATTTTAAATCACAGATCACCTCGGGAGACTCCCAAGTCAAGGATAACCTTATACCCCAAATCAAAAATACCATCGCCATTAGCAGCGGAAAGGGGGGGGTTGGTAAATCTTCAACAACCGCTAATCTGGCGGTTGCCCTCTCCCAAGCCGGTGCTGCAGTGGGAATACTCGATGCGGACATCTATGGCCCGAACATCCCGATGATGATGGGAGTTCAAAAACCCCCAACCAATCAAGGGAAGAAACTGGCTCCTGCAGAAAGCCACGGAATCCAGATCATGTCCATGGCCTTTATGGTTCCTGAGGACCAACCCGTGGTCTGGCGAGGGCCAATGATTCATGGCGCCATACAGCAATTTCTCAGGGATGTGGCATGGGGGGAGTTAGATTACCTTTTCGTAGACTTGCCTCCGGGAACAGGAGATGCTCAACTCAGTATCGTTCAACTGGTTCCTTTAACGGGAGCGGTGATTGTCACTACCCCTCAAGATGTGGCGCTCCTTGATTCTAAAAGGGGGCTGGCTATGTTTCAAAAAGTCCATGTTCCTCTTCTGGGTATTGTGGAGAATATGAGTACCTTTATTTGTCCCCACTGCCAAGGAAAAACCGATATTTTCAGTCACGGGGGCGGCCGCGAAGCCGCCAAAAAACTGGGTGTCCCTTTTCTAGGAGAAATTCCCATCGACCCTTCTATCCGTGAAGGGGGGGACCATGGAAAGCCCCTCCTGGTGTCCCACCCCTCCTCCCCTCAATCGGAGGTTTTCCGGGGAATTGCACGGAGCGTCGCAGCGAAAATTAGTTCAAATAATGCCACCAAACAATTTTTTACCATCATTCAATAA